In Nodosilinea sp. PGN35, the genomic stretch GGCTGTCTCACTGGGTAAGTGGTCTACTGGTCTCTAACCGCCTCTAGCAGGCGCGAAAAGTAAAACTGAGATTTGGTCATCGCCCGCCGCTCAATGCGCCAGCCGTCGGCCTCCAGAGCCTTGACGATGTCGGCTTCCCGGTGCAGGTAGGCCCGCGTTGCCTTACTCGGCCCCGGAAAGAATTCCCCCACCTTCTTCAGAGCGCTGTAAAACATCGTCTTGGGCGCAAAGCTGAGAATCAACCGCGACTCGGCCAGCGATCCTAGGTGGCCGATCATGCTCTGCATCTGCTCCTGGGGGTAGTGAATCAGCACGTCTAAGCAGATTACCGTGTGATAGCGACCGGCCAACTCCTCCAGGTCTTTGACCTCAAAGGTGGGCAGATTTTTGCCCCCTAGGGCTGCCTCCGCCCGCTGGCGGGCCTCCTCAACCATTTTGGCGGAGATGTCGCTGGCGTAGACCTGAGCCCCCGCCAGAGCCAGGGGAATGGCCAAACTGCCCACACCGCAGCCCGCATCGCAGCAGGTCAGCCCGGCCAGGTTGCCGTCACTCTTTAGCCAGCCCATCAGCGTATCTACGGTGCGCTGATGCCCTTTGCGAATGTCGAGCTGCACCTTGTTGACCTCCCCATCCCCATAGATGCGCTGCCAGCGATCGAAGCCGGTGGCATTGAAGTATTCGCGAACTACGGTCTTGTCGTCAGTGGCAGTCATGGGTAGGCGCTGGGGTTTGCTAACTTCTGTAAAATTCTATGATGTTTTGCTGCGCCAAATTGGCCCGCAACGAAACTCAATCTTTCCCAGTGCCTCTGGAGCTATCGCCTAAAACCCCCCAGTGGCATGATGGGAAGGCACTTTTTGACGGCGGTAAAGGCAATGGCTACTCCTGAAACTGGCCCTGAAATTGGCATCATCATGGGCAGCGACTCAGACCTGCCGACCATGGCCGCCGCCATTGAGGTCTGCGTCGAGTTTGGGGTGGCCCACGAAGTGGCCATTGTGTCGGCTCACCGCACTCCCGAGCGCATGGTGAGCTATGCCCAAACCGCCCGCGATCGCGGCCTCAAGGTGATCATCGCCGGGGCGGGAGGGGCTGCTCACCTGCCCGGCATGGTTGCCGCGCTCACCCCGCTGCCGGTGGTTGGCGTACCCGTGGTCAGCCGCACCATGCAGGGGCTAGACTCGCTGTACTCCATCGTGCAGATGCCAGCGGGCATTCCGGTGGCGACGGTGGCCATTGGCAATGCCACCAACGCCGGGCTGCTAGCGGTGCAGATCTTAGCCACCGGTCGCCCCGCCCTACTCGACCAGGTCGCCCAGTACCGCCGCGCGCTAGAGGCGACAGTCATGGCTAAACAACAAAAACTCGACCATCTCGGCCCCCAGGGCTACCTGCAAAGTCAGGGCTAGCTGCTGTCGTCAACGCGACTCCATCGACAATTTTGTGTTTAAAAGCCTTGGCCAAACGATAAATTTGTGGCCAATTAACCCTATGTTTTCAAGGCTACAGGGGAGATGCAGCGGTCTTGCGGAAGGTTGTGTATCGCCCGATACAGATTGACTGCCTCAGAATTGATGGAATCAACATGTTCTATCTAATACGCAAATTCTTCTGCCTGTCGGCGTCGAAAAATGCCCGGGCAGATTGGCGTAGGTTTCTAAAGGCATTTTTCGGCTCACGTTAGCTGCCGTTAGAAACTTGCAACTTTTGCATACCGGTTCGCAGAAATCCTTGATTCTGTGGGCTCTAGCTCCCATACGGGTCTGTCTCACCGCCCTGCGGCTGAGGGTGCAGGTCTAGAAACGGTAGGCCGTGTTCACTGTCTGATTGTGTTGAAGGAACGTCTGTTGAGATGTCTAATTTAGTGTTGCGTAATCGTTCTAAGTTCCGGAGGCGGTCTAAACCCGGCTTCTGGAGCGCCAGCGTGCCGCCCTTTGACCAGGCGTTTAAGCGTCTGTTTAGCCGCGTAGGCGGCTGGGCTTGGGTGGCCTGCATCCCCCTGACGCTGGTCATTTTGGCTGTGTGGGGAGTTGCGGCCCAGGCTCAAGATGAGCTGACCGTAGATGACCTGCAAACCACCCTAGACAACATCTGGGTGCTGGTTGCTGCTTTCCTCGTAATTTTCATGAATGCCGGTTTCGGCATGCTGGAAACGGGCTTCTGTCGGCAAAAAAATGCCGTCAACGTGCTGACCAAGAACCTGATCGTCTTCGCCCTGGCGACCCTGTCGTTCTGGTTCATTGGCTTTTCGCTGATGTTCGGTGCCAGCGGCAACGGCTGGGTGGGCTGGGGGAACTTCTTCCTCGGTGGCGAGGCCGAGCTGTACGGCCTAGACAGCACCGCTGGTCTTTCCAAAGATACCTTCTTCCTGTTCCAGGCCGCTTTTGCCGGTACCGCCGCCACCATCGTGTCGGGGGCCGTGGCCGAGCGCATCAAGCTGGTTGATTTTATTATCTTCAGCCTTTTGCTGACCGCTATTGCCTATCCCATCAGCGGCCACTGGCTCTGGGGCGGTGGCTGGCTGGCCGATCTGGGCTTCCACGACTTTGCGGGTTCGACCATTGTGCACTCCGTAGGCGGCTGGGCGGCTCTCATGGGTGCGGCTTTTCTTGGCCCCCGCATGGGTAAGTACACCTCTGAGGGCCAGGTCAGTGCGCTCCCCGGCCACAACCTGAGCATTGCCACCCTGGGCTGCTTGATTCTCTGGCTGGGCTGGTTTGGGTTTAACCCCGGCTCTCAGCTGGCTGCCGATCTGGCTGTGCCCTACATTGCGGTAACCACTAACCTGGCCGCCGCTGCGGGTGGTGTGGCGGCTACCGCCACCTCCTGGGCGCTGAGCGGCAAGCCCGACCTGTCGATGACCATCAACGGCATTCTGGCGGGTCTGGTAGGCGTCACGGCGGGCTGTTTCGTGGTCGGCTATGCTGGTGCGTTCTGGATTGGTCTGATTGCGGGCATCTTGGTGGTGTTCTCGGTGGGCTTCTTCGACAGCATCAAGATTGATGACCCCGTGGGCGCAACTTCTGTGCACCTGGTGTGCGGTATCTGGGGCACTCTGGCGGTGGGCTTGTTTGCCAACCCCAACAACTTCACCCAGGCTGGCGATGCTGAGGCCATCAGCGGTCTTTTCTACGGTGGTGGAATTGGTCAGCTGGGGGTACAAATCCTCGGTATTTTGACCATTGGTCTGTTCACCGTCGTGGCTTCTTCCATCTTCTGGCTCATTCTCAAGGCTGTCTTGGGTCTGCGGGTCAGCGCGGAAGAAGAAATGAAGGGTCTAGATATCGGTGAGCACGGCATGGAGGCCTACAGCGGCTTCCTGAAGGACACTAGCGATATGACTGGTGTGATGTAGCTTTGCCGCAGCTTTGAGTTCTTAGACTTTAAAAAACTGGGCACCTGCGCTTCTAGCACAGGTGCTTTTTTGTGTCCGACAGGGACGATCGAAGCGACCTTCTGCCTGGATGAAAGCCGATTTTGGCAAATGGTTACAATATATCTATTGGGAAAGGGGGCAGCTGGTAGGCTAGGTGGAAGTAACTGCTGCCGATGCGACCGGGTCTCCTGGGAGTTCTCTAGAGAGCGCCAGGGTAGAACCTTTGAATCGACGGTTCCCTGAACTGCACCATGAGCAATTCCACATCTGTAGTGGAAGAATTGTTAACCGCAATTCCCCAGCTGAGACCTAGCCTCTACTTCAAGACGTCTCTGACGGCGTTGTCCCACGCCATGGAAGATCACGTGCTGGCGGGGACGGCGAAGTTTTTAGTGATTGCCAGTTTTCAGCAAGAGCGGTTTTATTTGCAGGAGGCCAACCGCTACCTGCGCATTGCCGAGCTGAGCGATCAGGTCTACGTGCTGTCGGCCCTGGGTACGAGCTTTGTCAGCCGCTCTGACAACTACGAAACCGTTGCCTTTGACATCGACGATGCCCTCACCCAGGAGTGGCACCTGGTGGTGGTGGGGGCCGACTACAGCGCCTGTTTAATTTGCCGGGAGCGATCGCCGGTACCGGCCATAGACGGCCCCCACCTCGACCAAACCCGCCGGTTTGAGGGAGTTTGGACTCAGGATCGCTACGTCAGCCAGCGGGCAGCGGCTCTGCTGCTCGATCGCATTGCCGGCTACCGCTCCGATCTGTCTGACAAAGTTGCGATCGCCCGCCAGCGCTACATTGACCCCACCCTCACCCCCACCGAGCGCCTCGACGGCAGCGGTGGCCCCGACCCCTTTACCCAGCGCCTGGTCACCTACCTCCAGGCGGGGCAGTACAAGCTGCTCAAGGCCTACAAGGCGATTACGGCCCAGGAGCGGCGCGAGCGCCTGGTCAACTCTATTACCTCGGTGGTGCGGCAGTCGCTCAACGCCGACGAAATTTTTGCCAAAGCAGCTCAGGAACTCGGCCAGGCGCTGCACGTGTGCCGCTGCCTGATCTACCCCTGTAGCGCCACCGACGCCACGGTGGTCATTGCCCACCAGCACCTCAACGGCGCGGTGGAGTCGCTGCTGGGGGAAACCTGGCCCCTGGCAACCAACCCTCTGTTCGACTACATCCAAGACACCAAAGAAATTGTGGCGATCGCCGATACCCAGGATCGCGCATCGCCCTTTCGCTACGAGCTAGAGGGTATCCAGCCCCTGATTGAGCGGTGGCAAATTCAGTCGTGGCTGATTGTGCCCCTCACCTACCAAGACCGCCTGGTGGGCATGATTGAGCTGCACCACTGCCAGCCCCAGCCCTACGACTGGAGCGAAGACGATACGGCCCTGGTGGATGCGATCGCCACCCAGCTCAGCGTCGCGATCATCCAGGCCGAGGCCTACGCCAACCTGCAAGATCTCAACCAGCAGCTCGAAGCCCTCGATCGCACCCGCGCCAACCTGATTGCCATCACCGGCCACGAGCTGCGTACTCCCCTCTCCACCATTCAGGTGTGCCTCGAAAGTCTGGCCACCGAGCCCGACATGCCCAACGAGCTGCGGCAGATTATGCTGCAATCGGCCCTCGAAGATGCCGAGCGCATGCGCAAGCTGGTGCAGGACTTCCTCACCCTGTCGCGGCTGGAAAGCGGTCGCGTCGAGTGGAATTTGGAGTCGCTGTCCATTCAAGAGTGCGTCGATCTGGCCCTCAGCAGCATTCACGGCAGCCAGGACAGCGCCGACATTCCTACGATTAAAGTCAAAATTCCCAAGCAGGTGCCCCTGGTGCGGGCCGACGGCGAATGGCTGGTCGAGGTGCTGGCCAAACTGCTCGACAACGCCCAAAAATTTACTCCCGCCACCGGCAAAATCACCATTCAGGTGACCCGCTCTAGCCCCACCCATCTGCAAGTCACCGTAGCCGACACCGGACGCGGCATTGAGCCCAGCCGCCTGCACGTTGTGTTTGACCGCTTTTACCAGGAAGAGGGAGCGCTGCGCCGCACCACCGGGGGCACCGGGCTGGGCCTGGCCATGTGTCGTCAAATTGTGGAGGGGCTGGGCGGCACCATCTGGGCCGAGTCGGAGGGCAAAAACAAGGGCAGTCAGTTTCATTTCACCATTCCCATCGCCCAGGGCAAGCTCGACAGCCGCAGCAGTCGCTCGGCGGGGACGAAAAAAAAGCAGCCCGCTACCCTGCCGGGCAATCCCTCGGTGCTGCTCGATGACTAACCAACCAGCGTCTCTGGTGTCGGTATTGACAACTGGGTCTGCCGAAACGGGCCGGGCGTGGCATGATGACCATAGCTGGTCAGCCGCAGTAGAGTGTGGGCATGGGCGATTCCCCCAAACCTAATCTCCCCGAGGGGCTGCCCCCAGAGGAACGGCTCCTTAGGGGCAGCCCGGCCTGGGCCTCTCCGGTGCTGGAGGCCTGGCAGCTGTTGCGCGATCGCGCTGGTCAGCTGCGTCCCACCCAGCAGCTCAGCCGCTGGTTTAATATTGACGATGACAAGGTGGTCGAAATCTTAGCGGCGGTGCGCCAGCAGCTGCCCACCACCGAAGCTCTGCTGATCGGCAAACCCCAGTCGGGCAAAAGCTCCATCGTGCGGGGGTTGACAGGGGTTTCTGCCGATATCATCGGTCAGGGCTTCAAGCCCCACACCCAAAACACCCAGCGCTATGCCTACCCCTCCGACGATCTGCCCCTGCTGATCTTCACCGACACCGTTGGGCTAGGGGACGTGACCCAGGCCACCGAGGCCATCATCGCCGACCTGGTTCACGACCTCAGCAGCGAAACCCGCACGGCCCGCATCTTAATCTTGACGGTCAAAATTAACGACTTTGCCACCGACACCCTGCGCCAAATCGCCGCCCGGCTGCGCCAGCGGTTCCCCACCGTGCCCTGCCTCCTGGCCGTTACCTCCAGTCACGAAGTCTATCCCCCAGACCAGGTCGATCACCCCCCTTACCCGCCTACAGTGGAGGAAGTACAGCGCCCCTTCGCGGCGGTACAGGCCAATTTCGCCGGCCTAGTCGATCGCACCGTGCTGATTGACTTCACCCTCGATGAAGACGGCTTTGACCCTGTGTTTTACGGCCTAGAGGCCCTGCGCGACGCCCTGGCCGACCTGCTGCCCGAAGCCGAGGCCCAGGCCCTCTACCAGCTGCTCGACGAGCAGGCGGAAGCCGCCAACCAGCTCGGCAACCTCTACCGCGATGTGGGACGGCACTATATTTCTGCCTTTGCGGTAATTGCGGCCACCCTGGGGGCGGTACCGCTCCCCTTTGCCACCATGCCGGTGCTTACGGCCCTTCAGGTGTCGATGGTGGGGCTGTTGGGCAAGCTCTACGGTCAAACTCTGAGCCCCTCCCAGGCAGGGGGGCTGATCAGCGCGATCGCAGGCGGCTTCTTCGCCCAGGCCGTGGGGCGCGAGCTGATTAAATTCATCCCTGGCTTCGGTAGCGTTGTTGCCGCCTCCTGGGCCGCCGCCTACACCTGGGCCCTGGGCGAAGGGGCCTGC encodes the following:
- the purE gene encoding 5-(carboxyamino)imidazole ribonucleotide mutase codes for the protein MATPETGPEIGIIMGSDSDLPTMAAAIEVCVEFGVAHEVAIVSAHRTPERMVSYAQTARDRGLKVIIAGAGGAAHLPGMVAALTPLPVVGVPVVSRTMQGLDSLYSIVQMPAGIPVATVAIGNATNAGLLAVQILATGRPALLDQVAQYRRALEATVMAKQQKLDHLGPQGYLQSQG
- a CDS encoding DICT sensory domain-containing protein, with translation MSNSTSVVEELLTAIPQLRPSLYFKTSLTALSHAMEDHVLAGTAKFLVIASFQQERFYLQEANRYLRIAELSDQVYVLSALGTSFVSRSDNYETVAFDIDDALTQEWHLVVVGADYSACLICRERSPVPAIDGPHLDQTRRFEGVWTQDRYVSQRAAALLLDRIAGYRSDLSDKVAIARQRYIDPTLTPTERLDGSGGPDPFTQRLVTYLQAGQYKLLKAYKAITAQERRERLVNSITSVVRQSLNADEIFAKAAQELGQALHVCRCLIYPCSATDATVVIAHQHLNGAVESLLGETWPLATNPLFDYIQDTKEIVAIADTQDRASPFRYELEGIQPLIERWQIQSWLIVPLTYQDRLVGMIELHHCQPQPYDWSEDDTALVDAIATQLSVAIIQAEAYANLQDLNQQLEALDRTRANLIAITGHELRTPLSTIQVCLESLATEPDMPNELRQIMLQSALEDAERMRKLVQDFLTLSRLESGRVEWNLESLSIQECVDLALSSIHGSQDSADIPTIKVKIPKQVPLVRADGEWLVEVLAKLLDNAQKFTPATGKITIQVTRSSPTHLQVTVADTGRGIEPSRLHVVFDRFYQEEGALRRTTGGTGLGLAMCRQIVEGLGGTIWAESEGKNKGSQFHFTIPIAQGKLDSRSSRSAGTKKKQPATLPGNPSVLLDD
- a CDS encoding GTPase family protein, yielding MGDSPKPNLPEGLPPEERLLRGSPAWASPVLEAWQLLRDRAGQLRPTQQLSRWFNIDDDKVVEILAAVRQQLPTTEALLIGKPQSGKSSIVRGLTGVSADIIGQGFKPHTQNTQRYAYPSDDLPLLIFTDTVGLGDVTQATEAIIADLVHDLSSETRTARILILTVKINDFATDTLRQIAARLRQRFPTVPCLLAVTSSHEVYPPDQVDHPPYPPTVEEVQRPFAAVQANFAGLVDRTVLIDFTLDEDGFDPVFYGLEALRDALADLLPEAEAQALYQLLDEQAEAANQLGNLYRDVGRHYISAFAVIAATLGAVPLPFATMPVLTALQVSMVGLLGKLYGQTLSPSQAGGLISAIAGGFFAQAVGRELIKFIPGFGSVVAASWAAAYTWALGEGACVYFGDLMGGKKPDPDRIQTAMAEAFAAAKDRFKGASTEASRPRAEEA
- the bchM gene encoding magnesium protoporphyrin IX methyltransferase, encoding MTATDDKTVVREYFNATGFDRWQRIYGDGEVNKVQLDIRKGHQRTVDTLMGWLKSDGNLAGLTCCDAGCGVGSLAIPLALAGAQVYASDISAKMVEEARQRAEAALGGKNLPTFEVKDLEELAGRYHTVICLDVLIHYPQEQMQSMIGHLGSLAESRLILSFAPKTMFYSALKKVGEFFPGPSKATRAYLHREADIVKALEADGWRIERRAMTKSQFYFSRLLEAVRDQ
- a CDS encoding ammonium transporter, coding for MSNLVLRNRSKFRRRSKPGFWSASVPPFDQAFKRLFSRVGGWAWVACIPLTLVILAVWGVAAQAQDELTVDDLQTTLDNIWVLVAAFLVIFMNAGFGMLETGFCRQKNAVNVLTKNLIVFALATLSFWFIGFSLMFGASGNGWVGWGNFFLGGEAELYGLDSTAGLSKDTFFLFQAAFAGTAATIVSGAVAERIKLVDFIIFSLLLTAIAYPISGHWLWGGGWLADLGFHDFAGSTIVHSVGGWAALMGAAFLGPRMGKYTSEGQVSALPGHNLSIATLGCLILWLGWFGFNPGSQLAADLAVPYIAVTTNLAAAAGGVAATATSWALSGKPDLSMTINGILAGLVGVTAGCFVVGYAGAFWIGLIAGILVVFSVGFFDSIKIDDPVGATSVHLVCGIWGTLAVGLFANPNNFTQAGDAEAISGLFYGGGIGQLGVQILGILTIGLFTVVASSIFWLILKAVLGLRVSAEEEMKGLDIGEHGMEAYSGFLKDTSDMTGVM